The Halorussus limi genome includes a region encoding these proteins:
- a CDS encoding ABC transporter permease subunit produces the protein MSRVWTIAREDARRAARSRLVWGAVILLGMMFLLSIPGSARPEIHPIGEYLLMLPMELMTFALVVVAAVGYNSVVGDRATGTLQFALGLGGTRRGFVLGKLLARAAVVVGALTVVLAVASALVARGYGRPHLASFWVMAGWMLLYGAVWTAVAVGYSAAFASEYRTLGALAGTYALFSLDVGIWNVVVRPVFSLVFTGSLDAPSYETLASAPTWLRVTERLNPLISFWEAMRWSVESVGPGTPTGGLLPNLLGAAAFVLFGAVPLAVGARRFERADLDDDGSGLGVGSRLWRLLSGVGPATRSRDGPGPRTTLARVRTVARADARHTLQNWVAMGGIAAVVLFTGPRLWQGLDPNSVSTVAGELADVPRTFFLPVTALGIAVGYRTVAGDREDGTARLVLGLSATRRDLVLGKLLSRTTLAVCTLLPLVCFAEALVATRFGEFYPGVFLAWAGWTLLYAVAWTSVVVGVSAAVSSRYRALAAAFGTFLAFTPAYGLWGVLVRPTAALVFTGEFRTPDTAITTSLGPLWFRYLDRLSPFVAFETVLDGLFALTAYETHAEVTAPVFLYSVAVSASFAALAVYLGFRRFARSDLG, from the coding sequence ATGAGTCGGGTCTGGACCATCGCCCGGGAGGACGCACGTCGCGCGGCCCGGAGCCGACTCGTCTGGGGCGCCGTCATCCTCCTCGGAATGATGTTCCTCCTGTCGATTCCGGGGTCCGCGCGGCCGGAGATACATCCAATCGGCGAGTACCTGCTGATGCTCCCGATGGAACTGATGACCTTCGCGCTCGTGGTCGTCGCCGCCGTCGGCTACAACTCGGTCGTCGGGGACCGAGCGACCGGAACCCTCCAGTTCGCGCTCGGCCTCGGCGGAACGCGACGGGGGTTCGTCTTGGGGAAACTCCTCGCGCGCGCTGCCGTCGTCGTCGGTGCGCTGACGGTGGTCCTCGCCGTCGCGAGCGCTCTCGTCGCCCGGGGGTACGGCCGACCGCATCTGGCGTCGTTCTGGGTGATGGCCGGGTGGATGCTCCTCTACGGCGCGGTCTGGACCGCCGTCGCCGTCGGCTACTCGGCGGCGTTCGCCTCGGAGTACCGGACGCTCGGCGCGTTAGCCGGGACGTACGCCCTGTTCAGTCTGGACGTGGGCATCTGGAACGTCGTCGTCCGGCCGGTGTTCTCGCTCGTGTTCACCGGGTCGCTCGACGCGCCGTCGTACGAGACGCTGGCGTCGGCCCCGACGTGGCTCCGCGTCACCGAGCGCCTCAACCCGCTGATAAGCTTCTGGGAGGCGATGCGCTGGTCGGTCGAGTCCGTGGGTCCGGGGACTCCCACCGGCGGCCTCCTCCCGAACCTGCTGGGGGCCGCCGCGTTCGTCCTGTTCGGCGCGGTCCCGCTGGCGGTCGGAGCGCGTCGCTTCGAGCGTGCGGACCTCGACGACGACGGTTCCGGACTCGGGGTGGGGAGTCGGCTCTGGCGGTTGCTCTCCGGCGTCGGACCCGCTACACGCAGTCGGGACGGCCCCGGGCCGCGGACGACGCTCGCGCGCGTTCGCACGGTCGCCCGCGCTGACGCCCGGCACACGCTCCAGAACTGGGTCGCGATGGGCGGCATCGCGGCGGTCGTTCTGTTCACCGGACCGCGCCTCTGGCAGGGCCTCGACCCGAACAGCGTGTCGACCGTCGCCGGGGAACTCGCGGACGTTCCGCGGACGTTCTTCCTTCCGGTGACGGCCCTCGGCATCGCGGTCGGGTATCGGACCGTCGCGGGCGACCGAGAGGACGGGACCGCCCGACTGGTCCTCGGACTGTCGGCGACCCGTCGGGACCTCGTCCTCGGGAAACTCCTCTCGCGGACGACGCTCGCCGTCTGCACGCTCCTCCCCCTCGTCTGCTTCGCGGAGGCCCTCGTCGCGACGCGCTTCGGCGAGTTCTACCCCGGAGTCTTCCTCGCGTGGGCGGGATGGACGCTGCTGTACGCCGTCGCCTGGACGAGCGTCGTCGTCGGCGTCTCCGCGGCCGTCTCGTCGCGGTATCGGGCGCTCGCGGCCGCGTTCGGGACGTTTCTGGCGTTCACCCCCGCCTACGGCCTGTGGGGCGTACTCGTCCGGCCGACGGCCGCGCTCGTCTTCACCGGCGAGTTCCGCACCCCGGACACCGCGATCACCACCAGCCTCGGTCCGCTGTGGTTCCGCTACCTCGACCGCCTCAGCCCGTTCGTCGCGTTCGAGACGGTTCTCGACGGTCTCTTCGCGCTGACCGCGTACGAAACCCACGCGGAAGTGACCGCGCCGGTGTTCCTCTACAGCGTCGCCGTCTCCGCGTCGTTCGCCGCACTCGCGGTGTATCTCGGTTTCCGGCGGTTCGCTCGGAGCGACCTCGGATAG
- a CDS encoding ABC transporter ATP-binding protein, translated as MAAIETRSLTKRFGSLHAVRDLDLRVERGEVFGFLGPNGAGKSTTINVLLDFVRRTSGDVSVLGYDPEEDPRAVRQRIGVLPEAAGFYDRDTARDHLRFATEMKRATDDPGDLLERVGIADAADRPVGGFSKGMRKRLGLAIALVGDPDLLVLDEPLGGLDPSGVSLVREIVREERDRGAAVFFSSHIMDQVETVCDRVGIMHRGELAAVGAVESLRADTETPAEFTLAVESAPDGVERELAALDGVDDATARDGTLRVVCTDPSVKADVVSRVDDAGATVVDIDNETPSLEQVFRAVTDGTNA; from the coding sequence ATGGCCGCCATCGAAACGCGCTCGCTGACAAAGCGGTTCGGTTCCCTCCACGCCGTTCGCGACCTCGACCTCCGCGTCGAACGCGGCGAAGTGTTCGGCTTCCTCGGCCCGAACGGCGCGGGCAAGTCCACGACCATCAACGTGTTGCTGGACTTCGTCCGGCGCACCTCGGGCGACGTGTCCGTCCTCGGCTACGACCCCGAGGAGGACCCCCGAGCGGTCCGCCAACGCATCGGCGTCTTGCCGGAGGCCGCCGGGTTCTACGACCGGGACACCGCCCGCGACCACCTCCGGTTCGCGACCGAGATGAAGCGCGCGACCGACGACCCCGGCGACCTCCTCGAACGCGTCGGTATCGCCGACGCCGCCGACCGGCCGGTCGGCGGGTTCTCGAAGGGCATGCGAAAGCGCCTCGGTCTCGCAATCGCGCTCGTCGGCGACCCCGACCTGCTCGTCCTCGACGAACCCCTCGGCGGACTCGACCCGTCCGGCGTGAGTCTCGTCCGCGAAATCGTCCGGGAGGAGCGCGACCGCGGTGCCGCGGTGTTCTTCTCAAGTCACATCATGGACCAAGTGGAGACGGTCTGCGACCGGGTGGGCATCATGCACCGCGGCGAACTCGCGGCCGTCGGCGCGGTCGAGTCGCTCCGGGCCGACACCGAGACGCCCGCCGAGTTCACTCTCGCCGTCGAGTCAGCGCCCGACGGCGTCGAGCGCGAACTCGCGGCGCTCGACGGCGTCGACGACGCGACGGCGCGCGACGGGACCCTTCGGGTCGTCTGCACGGACCCGTCGGTGAAGGCCGACGTGGTCTCCCGAGTGGACGACGCGGGCGCGACCGTCGTGGACATCGACAACGAAACACCGTCGTTGGAGCAGGTCTTCCGGGCGGTAACCGACGGGACGAACGCATGA
- a CDS encoding MFS transporter, whose translation MVSLVRRYYLYRATLSPGFYIPVSVIYMEARGLGLADIGFVQGAFLFSMVASELPTGYLGDRLGRRNALAVGSAIVTAVMLGFSVADSTADFAVVYVVWAVGWTFRTGTVDAWLYELLAERDAEDEYARISGRADSALRLVSGITALAASLLYTVDPSVPFLANAGLAALGLPLLATLPTTRGDGEDDRMSVREAGRVLRTQLSRASLRWIVLYAALFNLVFSVTRVFEQPAMRAVGVPVAGLGVLYAGFKLVSAVAASAAGPAQDRLGTRGVLVLLVPVVGVAYASFTVVPVLLVPALFVRRGLQRITRPVRNEYINDRLEDVGRATVLSGVSMALTLASGTANVLGGRVAAAVGPVTFLSVTGVAASLAGGLLWVVTRPIREGTADAAPT comes from the coding sequence ATGGTCTCGCTGGTGCGTCGCTACTACCTCTACCGCGCGACGCTCTCCCCCGGGTTCTACATCCCGGTCTCCGTGATTTACATGGAGGCCCGGGGGCTGGGCCTCGCCGACATCGGCTTCGTGCAGGGGGCGTTCCTGTTCTCGATGGTCGCCTCGGAGCTACCGACCGGCTACCTCGGCGACCGACTCGGCCGCCGGAACGCGCTCGCGGTCGGAAGCGCAATCGTCACCGCGGTGATGCTCGGGTTCAGCGTCGCCGACTCAACCGCCGACTTCGCCGTCGTCTACGTCGTCTGGGCGGTCGGGTGGACGTTCCGGACCGGAACCGTGGACGCGTGGCTGTACGAACTGCTCGCCGAACGAGACGCCGAGGACGAGTACGCCCGAATCAGCGGTCGCGCCGACTCGGCCCTGCGACTCGTCTCCGGGATTACGGCGCTCGCCGCCAGTCTGCTGTACACCGTCGACCCGTCCGTTCCGTTCCTCGCGAACGCGGGACTGGCGGCGCTCGGCCTCCCGCTGTTGGCCACGCTCCCGACGACGCGGGGCGACGGCGAGGACGACCGGATGAGCGTCCGCGAGGCGGGTCGCGTGCTCCGGACGCAACTCTCGCGGGCGTCGCTGCGCTGGATAGTCCTCTACGCCGCGCTGTTCAACCTCGTCTTCTCGGTGACGCGGGTGTTCGAACAGCCCGCGATGCGCGCCGTCGGCGTCCCCGTCGCCGGACTGGGCGTCCTCTACGCCGGGTTCAAACTGGTCTCGGCGGTCGCCGCGAGCGCGGCCGGGCCGGCCCAAGACCGACTCGGGACGCGGGGCGTGCTGGTGCTGCTCGTTCCCGTCGTCGGAGTCGCGTACGCCAGCTTTACCGTCGTTCCGGTGCTGCTGGTCCCCGCGCTGTTCGTCAGGCGCGGCCTCCAGCGAATCACCCGTCCCGTCCGGAACGAGTACATCAACGACCGACTGGAGGACGTGGGGCGCGCGACGGTGCTGTCGGGCGTCTCGATGGCGCTCACGCTCGCGTCTGGGACCGCGAACGTCCTCGGCGGCCGGGTCGCGGCCGCCGTCGGTCCGGTGACGTTCCTCTCGGTGACCGGCGTGGCCGCGTCGCTCGCCGGCGGCCTCCTCTGGGTCGTCACGCGGCCGATTCGGGAGGGAACCGCCGACGCGGCGCCGACGTAG
- a CDS encoding maleate cis-trans isomerase family protein, with product MARLGLVVPSSNTTAEPEFRAMAPDDSTVHAARMPLEDVTADRLDEMADGAERAAELLSHADVDGVAYACTTGSLLHGTGFDTELESRLSELTGAPAVATALSVTRALDELDVETLAVVTPYASELDELEREYLTESGFDVASIDGRGLVENTEIGGLTPSDAERQVRSSLGDDPDVDGVFVSCTNYRSLSALAACEERLGVPVVSSNLATMWDLGNRLGLDVDLSTSLV from the coding sequence ATGGCGCGACTCGGACTCGTGGTCCCGTCTTCGAACACGACCGCAGAGCCCGAATTCCGGGCGATGGCTCCCGACGACAGCACGGTTCACGCCGCTCGGATGCCCCTCGAAGACGTCACTGCCGACCGACTCGACGAGATGGCGGACGGGGCCGAGAGAGCGGCCGAACTACTCTCCCACGCGGACGTCGACGGTGTGGCGTACGCCTGCACCACGGGCAGTCTCCTCCACGGGACCGGCTTCGACACCGAACTGGAGTCGCGCTTGTCGGAGCTGACGGGAGCGCCCGCGGTTGCGACGGCGCTATCGGTGACCAGAGCGTTGGACGAACTCGACGTGGAGACGTTGGCCGTCGTCACGCCCTACGCGTCCGAACTCGACGAACTGGAGCGGGAGTATCTCACCGAGTCGGGGTTCGACGTCGCGTCTATCGACGGGCGGGGACTCGTCGAGAACACCGAAATCGGCGGACTCACTCCCTCCGACGCCGAACGGCAGGTCCGGTCGTCGCTCGGCGACGACCCCGACGTAGACGGGGTCTTCGTTTCCTGCACGAACTACCGCTCCCTCTCGGCGCTGGCCGCCTGCGAGGAACGTCTCGGCGTTCCGGTGGTCTCCAGCAATCTGGCGACGATGTGGGACCTCGGCAATCGGTTAGGTCTCGACGTGGACCTCTCTACGTCTCTCGTCTAA
- a CDS encoding hydantoinase B/oxoprolinase family protein: protein MSSTTDDIDPVTLEILRNQLESIAEEMGHVLITGSYSPNIKERQDCSTALFDAEGKMIAQAEHIPVHLGAMPDAVDVVMDKDPKPGDVFIVNDPFEGGTHLPDITLVSTIAPRDEVIGFAVSRAHHADVGGSSPGSMPPGAKEIYEEGLRLPAVRLVDGGEPNDEVHEMILANVRTPDERRADLRAQRAANDRAEERIGELLDEHGSLLLEAFDAVVDYSRERMEAELSELPDGEYRARDVLEGDGVTNDDIPIEATVTVDGSSIDVDFSGTADQVAGNLNAPLSVAKSAVYFVVRAVTDPEIPPNHGCYERVTVSAPERSVLNPSPPAAVVGGNVETSQRVTDVTLEALAQAIPDRVPAGGQGTMNNLIIGDRTGEFTYYETIGGGFGARPDKDGMDGVQVGMTNTLNTPIEAMEAEYPLRLERYALRESSGGDGRYRGGLGLERSVTVETDATVSLLTERRRTAPAGVDGGDDGATGENLVDGEQVPSKASVDVDAGTTVTILTPGGGGHGDPDERDPEARERDRRDEKVTD, encoded by the coding sequence ATGAGTAGCACAACCGACGATATCGACCCAGTCACGCTCGAAATCCTCAGGAATCAGCTAGAGAGCATCGCGGAGGAGATGGGGCACGTCCTCATCACCGGTTCGTACTCGCCGAACATCAAGGAGCGTCAGGACTGCTCGACCGCGCTCTTCGACGCCGAGGGGAAGATGATAGCGCAGGCCGAGCACATCCCCGTCCATCTGGGGGCGATGCCCGACGCGGTCGACGTGGTGATGGACAAGGACCCGAAACCCGGAGACGTCTTCATCGTCAACGACCCGTTCGAGGGCGGCACCCACCTGCCCGACATAACGCTCGTCTCGACTATCGCGCCCCGGGACGAGGTCATCGGGTTCGCCGTTTCGCGGGCACACCACGCGGACGTCGGCGGTAGTTCCCCGGGAAGTATGCCTCCGGGGGCCAAGGAAATCTACGAGGAGGGGCTACGACTCCCGGCCGTCCGCCTCGTCGACGGCGGGGAACCGAACGACGAGGTCCACGAGATGATTCTGGCCAACGTCAGAACGCCCGACGAGCGACGGGCGGACCTCCGGGCCCAACGGGCCGCGAACGACCGTGCGGAGGAACGAATCGGCGAACTCCTCGACGAACACGGGTCGCTGCTGTTGGAAGCCTTCGACGCCGTGGTCGATTACTCGCGGGAACGCATGGAAGCCGAACTGTCGGAACTCCCGGACGGTGAGTACCGCGCTCGCGACGTACTCGAAGGCGACGGGGTGACGAACGACGACATCCCCATCGAGGCGACGGTCACCGTCGACGGGTCCTCCATCGACGTCGATTTCTCCGGGACGGCCGACCAAGTCGCCGGAAACCTCAACGCTCCGCTGTCCGTGGCGAAGAGCGCGGTCTACTTCGTCGTCCGCGCGGTGACCGACCCCGAGATTCCGCCGAATCACGGGTGCTACGAGCGAGTGACCGTCTCCGCCCCGGAACGGTCGGTTCTCAACCCGTCCCCGCCCGCCGCCGTCGTCGGCGGTAACGTCGAGACCAGCCAACGGGTCACGGACGTCACGCTGGAAGCGCTCGCGCAGGCGATTCCGGACCGGGTGCCCGCCGGCGGTCAGGGCACGATGAACAACCTGATAATCGGCGACCGAACCGGCGAGTTCACCTACTACGAGACCATCGGCGGCGGGTTCGGTGCGAGACCCGACAAGGACGGCATGGACGGGGTCCAAGTGGGGATGACGAACACGCTCAACACGCCCATCGAAGCGATGGAGGCCGAGTACCCGTTGCGTCTGGAGAGATACGCGCTCCGGGAATCGAGCGGCGGAGACGGCCGGTATCGCGGCGGGTTGGGCCTCGAGCGGTCGGTGACCGTCGAGACGGACGCGACCGTCTCCCTGCTCACCGAGCGGAGACGGACCGCACCCGCCGGCGTCGACGGTGGCGACGACGGAGCGACCGGAGAGAATCTCGTAGACGGCGAGCAGGTCCCGTCGAAGGCATCGGTCGACGTGGACGCCGGAACCACCGTGACGATACTCACGCCCGGCGGCGGCGGGCACGGCGACCCGGACGAACGCGACCCGGAGGCCAGAGAGCGCGACCGGCGGGACGAGAAGGTGACGGACTGA
- a CDS encoding hydantoinase/oxoprolinase family protein has product MADRVVGVDVGGTFTDVTLLVDGELVTAKVPSTEDQSEGVMAGIEKACSDAGIAPDELDEFSHAMTVSVNALLEESGAKTALVTTEGFRDVLEIGRQDRPALYDLEAEKPTPLVPRRRRYEVAERTTTEGIERPVDEADVRRVAEEIREDGAEAVAVSLLHAYAHPENERRVVRILREELDVPVSASHEVLGEFREYERTSTTVVDAYVRPAIDRYIGHLSERASEAGVPQPRIMQANGGITDAKAVRQNAVLTVLSGPAAGVVGANAMAGDSGDEPNSGLVTFDMGGTSSDVSLVRDGEVERTTDGSISDRPIKTPLVDIETVGAGGGSIAWVDSGGALRIGPRSAGAEPGPACYGRGGTEPTVTDANLVLGYIGSSTSLGGELSLDEQAAHDALADLAEEAGMDGPVEAARGVYRVANANMTRAIRSVTVERGFDPRKFGLVAFGGAGPMHAVSIADNLDMDRVVIPRASGVLSAYGLLAADEKQDAVRTFQRSLDSVDPDAVDEVYSELEDRVLTEVSDGERAAIEYSADLSYAGQSFELTVDVGESFDPADAERRFAEAHEVAYGYRMDEPVHLVNCRVSATIARDDPDIRYQSGGDPLKGTREATFEDGVYETPVLHREKLAPGRSVEGPAVIEQDESTVVIPPAWDVRVREDGALVSEVGEE; this is encoded by the coding sequence ATGGCCGACCGGGTGGTCGGGGTCGACGTGGGCGGTACGTTCACCGACGTGACGCTGTTGGTCGACGGTGAACTCGTCACGGCCAAGGTTCCGAGTACCGAGGACCAGAGCGAAGGCGTGATGGCCGGCATCGAGAAGGCCTGTAGCGACGCCGGCATCGCTCCCGACGAACTCGACGAGTTCTCGCACGCGATGACCGTCTCGGTCAACGCGCTGCTCGAAGAGTCGGGCGCGAAAACCGCTCTCGTCACCACCGAGGGATTCCGGGACGTTCTCGAGATAGGTCGCCAAGACAGGCCGGCGTTGTACGACCTCGAAGCGGAGAAACCGACGCCGCTCGTCCCCCGGCGTCGCCGGTACGAAGTGGCCGAGCGGACGACCACTGAGGGCATCGAACGGCCCGTAGACGAGGCGGACGTCCGACGGGTGGCCGAGGAGATACGCGAGGACGGCGCCGAAGCGGTCGCCGTGTCGCTCCTCCACGCGTACGCACACCCGGAGAACGAACGGCGCGTCGTCCGGATACTCCGGGAGGAACTCGACGTTCCCGTCTCGGCATCGCACGAGGTCTTGGGCGAGTTCCGCGAGTACGAGCGAACCTCGACGACCGTCGTCGACGCGTACGTCCGACCGGCAATCGACCGGTACATCGGCCACCTCTCCGAGCGAGCGTCCGAGGCGGGCGTTCCCCAACCTCGAATCATGCAGGCCAACGGGGGAATCACCGACGCGAAAGCGGTTCGCCAGAACGCCGTCCTGACCGTACTTTCGGGGCCTGCCGCGGGCGTCGTGGGCGCGAACGCGATGGCCGGCGACAGTGGCGACGAACCGAACTCGGGACTCGTCACGTTCGACATGGGCGGTACGTCGAGCGACGTCAGTCTCGTTCGGGACGGCGAAGTCGAGCGAACGACGGACGGGTCCATCAGCGACCGACCCATCAAGACGCCGCTGGTCGACATCGAGACGGTCGGCGCAGGCGGCGGGTCGATAGCGTGGGTCGACTCCGGCGGTGCCCTCCGAATCGGCCCTCGGTCGGCGGGGGCCGAACCGGGGCCCGCCTGTTACGGGCGCGGCGGCACCGAACCGACGGTTACGGACGCCAATCTCGTGCTCGGATACATCGGGTCCAGCACGAGTCTCGGCGGAGAGTTGTCGCTCGACGAGCAGGCGGCCCACGACGCCTTGGCCGACCTCGCCGAGGAGGCCGGCATGGACGGCCCGGTCGAGGCCGCACGGGGCGTCTACCGAGTCGCCAACGCGAACATGACGCGAGCGATTCGGTCCGTGACCGTGGAGCGCGGGTTCGACCCGCGCAAGTTCGGACTGGTCGCGTTCGGCGGCGCCGGACCGATGCACGCCGTCTCCATCGCTGATAACCTCGACATGGACCGCGTGGTTATCCCGCGGGCGTCGGGAGTCCTGTCGGCGTACGGCCTGCTCGCCGCCGACGAAAAGCAGGACGCGGTCCGAACCTTCCAGCGGTCGCTCGACTCCGTCGACCCCGACGCCGTGGACGAAGTTTATTCCGAACTGGAGGACCGAGTTCTCACGGAGGTCAGCGACGGAGAGCGCGCCGCGATAGAGTACTCCGCCGACCTCAGCTATGCCGGTCAAAGTTTCGAACTCACCGTCGACGTGGGCGAGTCGTTCGACCCCGCCGACGCCGAGAGGCGATTCGCGGAGGCCCACGAAGTCGCCTACGGGTATCGAATGGACGAACCGGTCCACTTGGTCAACTGTCGCGTTTCGGCGACTATCGCGCGCGACGACCCGGATATCCGGTATCAATCCGGCGGTGACCCGCTGAAGGGGACCCGGGAGGCGACCTTCGAGGACGGCGTGTACGAGACGCCCGTCCTTCACCGCGAGAAGTTGGCCCCGGGGCGGAGCGTCGAGGGGCCGGCCGTAATCGAACAGGACGAAAGCACCGTCGTCATTCCGCCCGCGTGGGACGTGCGGGTCCGCGAAGACGGCGCGTTGGTGTCCGAAGTGGGCGAAGAATGA
- a CDS encoding Nramp family divalent metal transporter, with the protein MKVVQRLKAIGPGAMVAAAFIGPGTVTTASVTGARFGYALLWTIAFSVIATIVLQEMSARLGLISGEGLGEALRERFDNPVVEYLSIFLVVGAIGIGTAAYEAGNILGGAAGLATITGVSSTVWGVLMGLVAGVLLYTGRYKVIERALVGLVVIMALSFVTSAILIGPDVGAIFAGFVPGIPSGSLYLITGLVGTTIVGYNLFLHASNVQERWSGPGDLPQSRTDTVLSIALGGFITITIMVTAAAAFETGTQISNVGRMAEQLKPLAGPYAKLFFSIGLFAAGFTSATTAPLAGAWATTGALGWDSDMQSTKFRAVWGVILAVGVLSVLLGGSPVEIIVFAQVVNGILLPIVAIFLIYAMNQDDLLGQYTNGPVTNTLGAVVTIIVVWLGIRTLLSVAGVL; encoded by the coding sequence ATGAAGGTTGTCCAACGACTCAAGGCCATCGGCCCCGGTGCAATGGTTGCAGCGGCGTTCATCGGTCCTGGCACGGTTACGACGGCTAGTGTAACGGGCGCACGATTCGGATACGCACTCCTCTGGACGATTGCGTTCTCGGTCATCGCCACCATCGTTCTCCAAGAGATGAGCGCGCGTTTGGGCCTCATCTCGGGCGAAGGACTGGGCGAGGCCCTTCGGGAACGGTTCGACAATCCCGTCGTCGAGTACTTGAGCATCTTCCTCGTCGTGGGCGCAATCGGCATCGGAACGGCGGCCTACGAGGCCGGAAACATTCTGGGTGGCGCCGCGGGACTGGCGACCATCACGGGCGTGAGTTCCACCGTCTGGGGCGTCCTCATGGGACTCGTCGCCGGCGTGTTGCTGTACACCGGTCGGTACAAAGTTATCGAGCGGGCGTTGGTGGGACTCGTGGTCATCATGGCCCTCTCGTTCGTGACCTCGGCCATCCTGATAGGGCCGGACGTGGGAGCCATCTTCGCGGGGTTCGTCCCCGGAATCCCGTCCGGGTCGCTCTATCTCATCACCGGTTTGGTCGGCACGACCATCGTGGGCTACAATCTGTTCCTCCACGCGAGCAACGTTCAGGAACGCTGGTCCGGCCCCGGTGACCTGCCCCAATCCCGCACGGACACCGTCCTGTCCATCGCGCTCGGCGGTTTCATCACGATTACGATAATGGTCACCGCGGCCGCCGCCTTCGAGACCGGTACTCAGATAAGCAACGTCGGGCGAATGGCCGAGCAACTCAAGCCGCTCGCCGGCCCGTACGCCAAACTGTTCTTCAGCATCGGCCTGTTCGCCGCGGGGTTCACTAGCGCGACCACCGCGCCGCTGGCAGGGGCGTGGGCGACGACGGGCGCCCTCGGTTGGGACTCGGACATGCAGAGCACCAAGTTCCGAGCGGTCTGGGGCGTCATCCTCGCGGTCGGCGTGTTGTCGGTCCTGCTCGGCGGCAGTCCGGTCGAGATCATCGTCTTCGCGCAGGTCGTGAACGGGATTCTGCTCCCCATCGTCGCCATCTTCCTCATCTACGCGATGAACCAAGACGACCTGCTCGGGCAGTACACGAACGGTCCCGTCACGAACACCCTCGGGGCCGTCGTCACTATCATCGTGGTCTGGCTCGGCATCCGAACGCTGCTCAGCGTGGCGGGGGTACTGTAG
- a CDS encoding ribbon-helix-helix protein, CopG family, producing the protein MPGDRVTVSLDDDAKAALEQLTEQTDESRSEIIRRAVSFYAANYESAKTSDSDDLQTYYQMLTTGEHVLLDVDLLHAFLNQVYDGETGDSEFLQTVDRVAHYHSQEYAERFDSLGEVLDWLSLCGFLTVRKTEGDSYHVVFPSESLRWFMMRFIQGSVEGLPFEIDIEESVSKVLLTERDE; encoded by the coding sequence ATGCCAGGGGACCGCGTGACAGTGTCGCTCGACGACGACGCGAAAGCCGCGCTCGAACAGCTGACCGAGCAGACCGACGAGAGCCGAAGCGAGATAATCCGCAGGGCGGTGTCGTTCTACGCGGCTAACTACGAGTCCGCGAAGACGAGCGACAGCGACGATTTGCAGACCTACTACCAGATGCTGACGACGGGCGAACACGTCTTGCTGGACGTCGACTTGCTCCACGCGTTCCTGAACCAAGTGTACGACGGCGAAACGGGTGACTCCGAGTTTCTCCAAACGGTCGATAGAGTCGCTCACTACCACTCTCAGGAGTACGCCGAGCGGTTCGATTCGCTGGGCGAGGTCCTCGATTGGCTATCGCTCTGCGGGTTCCTGACGGTCCGGAAAACGGAGGGCGACAGCTACCACGTGGTGTTCCCGTCCGAATCGCTCCGTTGGTTCATGATGCGGTTCATACAGGGGAGCGTCGAGGGCTTGCCCTTCGAAATCGACATCGAGGAGAGCGTCTCCAAGGTGTTGCTGACAGAACGTGACGAGTGA